A single Parabacteroides timonensis DNA region contains:
- a CDS encoding sugar-binding domain-containing protein, translating into MLKQFLFVCISLMAFSACRETSPVISLAGEWQFAMDSTDVGVSEKWFARSFDDKIQLPGTTDEAGYGVPNALLPSIGKPQILHLTRKNSYVGPAWYSREVTIPSDWKDKSIELKLERVIWQTRVWVDGNPVSGSCESLISPHVFDLTEYLTPGKHKLTVRVDNRKQHDISVNDMAHAYTNETQIMWNGIIGEISLMAKEALSIEDLQVYPDVFGKQVHVKGKISNRGETTKGILQAVVQKQKNNPITTVTRDMEFPSGETLLDITCPMGDSMEVWNEFTPTLYQLDLKVEAGSVKAGRSTKFGMREFRHNQSDLLLNGNKAFLRGTLECCIFPLTGRPPMEPEGWKKVFLTAREWGLNHLRFHSWCPPEAAFQVADSLGFYLQVELPLWSLKVGQDQKTNEYLYAEADRILSEYGNHPSFCFLSLGNELQPDFNFLSQLLSYVKEKDPRHLYTTTSFTFERGHGDWPEPNDDFFITQWTKKGWVRGQGVFDTESPSFDKDYVASVEGMTVPLITHEVGQYSVYPNLKEIEKYTGVLDPLNFKGVKQELEKKGLLDKADDYLKASGYLAAILYKEEIERAMKTAGCSGFQLLDLHDFPGQSTALVGLLDAFWDSKGVTDAETFRQASSPVSPLVRFPKAVYTTNESFVAAVEIANFTDKELKDQSVSWLLKDDKGKVVNKGIITCPSLAIGLNKLPETIDSPLDQSAATRLTLSVVLDNTPYKNEWSIWVYPARLDLDKGDIVVTRDKNEAGKALAGGKKVLYNPDYKKTVGLEGKFVPVFWSPVHFPKQAGSMGILCDAGHPAFGNFPTGNYTDWQWWSLLKQSKTVVLDSLPAVTPLIEVVDNFANNRRLSNLFETKVGEGKLIFCSMDLLSDWAQRPEARQLYFSLLEYMKSDAFNPSSAMESSVLSRLHTDKTYSGAMKPEDIY; encoded by the coding sequence ATGCTGAAGCAGTTTCTATTTGTATGTATATCTCTGATGGCATTTTCTGCTTGTAGGGAAACATCGCCGGTGATATCTTTAGCTGGAGAATGGCAGTTTGCGATGGATAGTACCGATGTTGGTGTATCGGAGAAATGGTTCGCTCGTTCGTTTGATGATAAAATCCAATTACCAGGAACGACAGATGAGGCAGGATATGGTGTTCCGAACGCCTTGCTGCCTTCTATCGGTAAGCCGCAGATACTTCATCTTACCCGTAAAAACAGTTATGTCGGTCCGGCATGGTATTCGCGTGAAGTGACGATTCCATCGGACTGGAAAGACAAATCCATCGAACTAAAGCTGGAACGTGTTATTTGGCAAACAAGGGTATGGGTAGATGGGAATCCCGTGTCCGGTAGCTGTGAGAGCCTGATCAGCCCTCATGTCTTCGATTTGACAGAGTACCTGACACCTGGAAAACATAAGTTAACTGTTCGCGTCGATAACCGGAAACAACACGATATCTCTGTCAACGACATGGCACATGCCTACACCAACGAAACACAGATCATGTGGAACGGCATCATCGGTGAAATTTCTCTTATGGCAAAAGAGGCCCTTTCCATCGAAGATTTACAAGTGTATCCGGACGTTTTCGGCAAACAAGTGCATGTGAAGGGTAAGATTAGTAATCGTGGAGAGACTACAAAAGGTATTTTGCAGGCAGTAGTGCAAAAACAGAAGAATAACCCTATTACAACCGTAACACGTGATATGGAATTCCCGTCGGGAGAAACATTATTGGATATCACCTGTCCGATGGGTGATTCGATGGAGGTTTGGAATGAGTTCACTCCGACATTATACCAATTGGATCTAAAGGTAGAAGCCGGTTCGGTGAAAGCCGGGCGAAGCACAAAGTTCGGTATGCGTGAATTCAGGCATAATCAATCGGATCTGTTGTTGAACGGCAATAAAGCCTTTTTGCGTGGAACACTCGAGTGTTGCATTTTCCCGCTTACCGGTCGTCCGCCAATGGAACCCGAGGGATGGAAGAAGGTCTTTTTGACGGCTCGCGAATGGGGGTTAAACCATCTGCGTTTCCACTCCTGGTGTCCGCCGGAAGCCGCTTTTCAGGTTGCCGACTCTTTAGGTTTTTATCTGCAGGTAGAACTTCCTCTCTGGTCGTTGAAAGTGGGACAGGATCAGAAAACAAATGAGTATCTGTATGCTGAAGCCGACCGTATCCTGTCGGAATACGGCAATCATCCCTCTTTCTGCTTCCTGAGTCTGGGGAATGAACTGCAACCGGATTTCAACTTCCTCTCTCAGTTGTTGAGTTATGTTAAAGAGAAAGATCCGCGTCATTTATATACAACCACCTCTTTCACTTTCGAACGTGGGCACGGAGACTGGCCTGAACCGAACGACGATTTCTTTATCACGCAATGGACTAAAAAAGGATGGGTACGTGGTCAGGGAGTATTCGATACGGAGTCCCCTTCATTCGACAAGGATTATGTAGCCTCTGTCGAGGGAATGACGGTTCCGTTGATCACCCATGAGGTCGGTCAATATTCGGTATATCCGAACCTGAAAGAGATCGAAAAATATACCGGCGTACTCGATCCTCTGAACTTTAAAGGAGTAAAACAGGAACTGGAAAAGAAAGGCCTGTTGGATAAAGCTGACGATTACTTGAAAGCTTCCGGTTACCTGGCAGCCATTCTATATAAAGAAGAGATCGAACGTGCGATGAAAACGGCCGGATGTAGTGGTTTCCAGCTTCTCGACCTACATGATTTCCCAGGGCAGAGTACGGCTTTGGTAGGGTTGTTGGATGCATTTTGGGATAGTAAAGGCGTAACCGATGCGGAAACATTCCGTCAGGCCAGTTCTCCTGTATCTCCTTTGGTACGTTTTCCGAAAGCTGTTTATACTACTAACGAGTCTTTTGTCGCGGCGGTAGAGATTGCTAATTTTACAGATAAAGAATTGAAAGATCAATCCGTATCTTGGTTGTTGAAAGATGATAAAGGAAAAGTGGTGAATAAAGGAATAATAACCTGTCCGTCACTTGCCATCGGATTGAACAAGCTGCCTGAAACGATCGATAGCCCACTGGATCAGTCTGCGGCAACCCGGTTAACCTTGTCCGTAGTTTTGGATAATACTCCTTACAAAAATGAATGGAGTATCTGGGTATATCCGGCCCGGTTGGACTTGGATAAGGGAGATATCGTCGTTACGCGTGACAAGAATGAAGCCGGGAAAGCATTAGCCGGAGGAAAGAAAGTCTTGTACAATCCGGACTATAAGAAAACGGTGGGATTGGAAGGAAAATTTGTTCCGGTATTCTGGAGCCCTGTACATTTCCCGAAGCAGGCCGGTTCAATGGGTATTTTGTGTGATGCCGGCCACCCTGCATTCGGAAATTTCCCGACAGGTAATTATACCGACTGGCAATGGTGGTCGTTACTGAAACAATCGAAGACAGTTGTTTTAGACAGCCTGCCTGCTGTCACTCCGCTGATCGAAGTAGTCGATAACTTCGCCAACAACCGTCGGTTATCCAACTTGTTTGAGACCAAAGTAGGAGAAGGCAAACTGATATTCTGCTCTATGGACTTGTTGTCCGACTGGGCACAACGTCCTGAAGCGCGACAGTTATATTTCAGCCTGCTTGAATACATGAAAAGCGATGCATTCAACCCTTCATCAGCGATGGAATCGAGTGTTTTATCTCGATTGCATACAGATAAAACGTATTCAGGTGCAATGAAACCGGAAGATATTTACTGA
- a CDS encoding SusC/RagA family TonB-linked outer membrane protein, whose translation MKIIEINERGKYFHSLFGHKAVRLLLAASLQCGLFIPYALGDNNLQISIMNQDGNVSGIVRDATGMPLIGVSVVVKGTMQGVVTDLDGKFNLEVPRGSVLVFSYIGMQSVEVNVTGQKDLNIVMKENSEAIDEVVVIGYGTVKKSNLSGAVSSVSSKDLQKLPAANLSQALQGNAPGVYTLQSDRNPGAGVTMNIRGNNSFSGGDPLFIVDGFPIASDGGVNAINPNDIESVSILKDASSTAIYGARAANGVVLITTKSGKVGKPVLEVNAFCGIKYFDNPIEMMDAQQFAQLRRDSYIMDGIEMPSNAFLPAEQQMLDSGRSTNWWKEVTGQARLTQSYQVSYSSGTETTKVHVGAGFFDEQGIVNNTGFKRGSLRFNASQKFGERVTISTYNNISLMAKKGTNGTNVLFPAMVGNPMSPVKNEEGEYYAMIQSALGTPRANPAAFSELPKINEIEPLINTSLALEVKLIDGMTLKTQLSGELDSWRKNLYNPRSISAQDEANGRISDGYAEITSSVNYNWISETTLMYNKTFNEIHNIDAVLGFSAQQNRWETVTASASGFASDVYETYNLGAGSAAARKPSSELKEWSMVSYIGRVVYTLRDKYILTGNMRIDGSSRFGADNKYGYFPSGAVAWKISEEDFMKDLDWISDMKVRASYGLSGNANALAPYQTLSKLDYGNYNFNGSEASGYYESKMPSSNLKWETTRQLDLGLDVSVLNRRLNVTLDYYSKNTKDLIREIEIPALAGFPSTFANMGNLQNRGFELGINSINLDGEFTWKTSFMIAANKNKLTSLGDGSEKIGTTHWVGKPLSIGNRYMIQADGIWQKGQEEEAAKYGSVPGDVRYVDQNKDGQINDDDRVFIGSYYPNFYGSMTNDFAYKNFDLSVFMTFEQGRDIYNGNNYILLSGAGADNNRIEMLDRWSPTNPSAKYPRASSTGKNRLSTTTSEFLEDGSYLKIKNITLGYTVPTSAISHLGMSYLRVYASVSNPFTFTGYTGMDPEDGDIGNNDRNSSYPITTTYMLGLQLKF comes from the coding sequence ATGAAAATTATTGAAATTAATGAGAGAGGGAAATATTTTCATTCCCTGTTTGGACATAAAGCTGTCCGACTGTTATTGGCAGCCTCTCTCCAATGCGGTTTATTTATTCCTTATGCTTTGGGGGATAATAATTTGCAGATTAGTATAATGAATCAAGATGGGAATGTGAGTGGTATAGTTCGTGATGCGACAGGAATGCCTTTAATCGGAGTTTCTGTTGTGGTAAAAGGAACGATGCAGGGAGTTGTTACCGATTTAGATGGGAAATTTAACCTGGAAGTTCCACGAGGTAGTGTTTTGGTTTTCTCTTATATAGGAATGCAATCGGTTGAGGTAAATGTGACCGGTCAAAAAGACTTGAATATTGTTATGAAAGAAAACTCGGAAGCGATAGATGAGGTTGTGGTAATTGGTTATGGCACGGTAAAGAAAAGTAATTTATCTGGTGCCGTATCTTCTGTGTCTTCCAAAGACCTGCAAAAACTACCGGCAGCCAATCTGAGCCAGGCTTTACAGGGGAATGCTCCGGGAGTATATACCTTGCAGAGCGATCGAAATCCGGGGGCCGGGGTTACAATGAATATTCGTGGTAACAACTCATTTTCCGGTGGTGACCCTCTTTTTATTGTCGATGGTTTTCCTATTGCCTCCGATGGTGGTGTAAATGCAATTAATCCTAATGATATTGAGTCGGTAAGTATTTTGAAAGATGCCTCTTCTACTGCTATCTATGGTGCACGTGCTGCTAACGGTGTAGTTCTGATTACAACAAAATCTGGAAAAGTAGGCAAACCGGTATTGGAAGTAAATGCTTTCTGTGGAATAAAATATTTTGACAATCCTATTGAAATGATGGATGCTCAGCAATTTGCCCAGTTGCGTCGCGATTCTTATATAATGGATGGCATTGAGATGCCGTCAAATGCTTTTCTCCCGGCAGAGCAACAAATGTTGGATAGTGGTCGTAGTACGAACTGGTGGAAAGAAGTTACAGGCCAGGCTCGTCTGACACAAAGCTATCAGGTATCTTACAGTTCCGGTACAGAAACGACAAAAGTGCATGTCGGAGCAGGTTTCTTTGACGAGCAAGGTATAGTCAATAACACTGGATTTAAACGAGGTAGCTTACGTTTTAATGCTTCCCAGAAATTTGGGGAACGCGTGACTATTTCGACTTATAACAATATTAGCCTGATGGCTAAAAAAGGAACGAATGGTACCAATGTCCTGTTCCCTGCTATGGTAGGAAACCCTATGTCGCCGGTGAAGAATGAGGAAGGAGAATATTATGCCATGATACAGAGTGCCTTGGGAACACCGCGTGCTAATCCGGCTGCGTTTTCTGAATTGCCGAAAATCAATGAGATAGAGCCTCTTATTAACACTTCTTTGGCTCTGGAAGTTAAATTAATAGATGGGATGACTTTGAAAACACAATTATCCGGTGAGTTAGACAGTTGGAGAAAGAATCTTTATAACCCGCGTTCAATTAGTGCGCAAGATGAAGCGAACGGGCGTATCAGCGACGGTTATGCTGAAATCACATCCTCTGTAAATTATAACTGGATAAGTGAAACGACATTGATGTATAATAAGACATTTAATGAAATACATAATATTGATGCCGTATTAGGGTTTTCTGCTCAACAAAATCGTTGGGAAACAGTGACGGCTTCGGCTTCCGGTTTTGCCAGTGATGTGTATGAAACTTATAACCTGGGGGCTGGTTCTGCTGCTGCACGCAAACCTTCTTCCGAATTGAAAGAATGGAGTATGGTTTCATATATCGGAAGAGTTGTGTATACATTGAGGGATAAATATATCCTGACAGGAAATATGCGTATTGACGGTTCATCCCGTTTCGGTGCCGATAATAAATATGGCTATTTTCCCAGTGGTGCCGTTGCATGGAAGATTTCGGAAGAAGATTTTATGAAGGATCTCGATTGGATATCCGATATGAAAGTCCGGGCTAGTTATGGATTATCCGGTAACGCAAATGCTCTTGCTCCTTATCAGACGTTATCGAAGCTGGACTATGGTAATTATAATTTTAACGGATCGGAAGCCTCCGGATATTACGAGTCGAAAATGCCTTCCTCTAATCTGAAGTGGGAAACGACCCGTCAATTGGACTTAGGTCTGGACGTTTCGGTTCTCAACCGGCGCCTGAACGTTACTTTGGATTATTATTCAAAGAATACAAAAGACCTGATACGTGAAATCGAAATTCCTGCCTTGGCCGGTTTCCCGAGTACCTTTGCCAATATGGGTAACCTGCAGAACAGAGGTTTTGAATTAGGCATCAACTCCATTAACCTGGATGGTGAATTTACTTGGAAGACATCGTTTATGATCGCAGCGAATAAGAATAAGCTGACTTCTCTAGGGGATGGCTCTGAAAAGATCGGTACAACACATTGGGTAGGAAAACCGCTTAGCATAGGTAATCGCTATATGATTCAGGCAGATGGTATCTGGCAAAAAGGCCAGGAGGAAGAGGCTGCTAAATATGGTTCGGTTCCTGGTGATGTAAGATATGTAGACCAGAATAAAGATGGCCAGATCAATGATGACGACCGTGTGTTTATCGGGTCTTATTATCCTAATTTTTACGGTTCGATGACAAATGATTTTGCGTATAAGAATTTCGACCTGAGTGTGTTTATGACTTTCGAACAGGGACGTGATATTTATAATGGAAACAATTATATCCTGTTGTCGGGCGCCGGTGCAGATAATAACCGTATAGAGATGCTGGATCGTTGGTCGCCCACCAATCCAAGTGCTAAGTATCCGAGAGCCTCGTCTACCGGTAAAAACAGATTAAGTACGACAACCAGTGAATTTCTGGAAGATGGAAGTTATTTGAAGATTAAAAATATTACTCTTGGATATACGGTTCCGACAAGTGCTATTTCCCATTTGGGTATGTCTTATTTGAGAGTATATGCTTCTGTTAGTAATCCGTTTACTTTTACGGGTTATACAGGTATGGATCCGGAAGATGGAGATATTGGGAATAATGACAGAAACAGCTCTTATCCTATTACAACTACTTATATGTTGGGTTTGCAACTGAAATTCTAA
- a CDS encoding RagB/SusD family nutrient uptake outer membrane protein, whose product MKKIIKYILPACALILTSCDSFLEEEPRSFLSPDNFYQTADDLNAGLSAVYRAPQDRYSRNWAGPCWFEWGTDIEEITEKSTWAHHNEIARLPSTFNASSSIPDDFWQSIYNHIKDDNNLLKAIPNVSISEEEQKFIEGQARALRAFLYFDAVRVFNGVPLLLESSTDINYLKTVSRATPEEVYDAIIKDLEYAMEVLPVKWENASDGGRITSGSAAAMLAKVYLTMAGYPLKQTDKLEKAKAILQDFVDNKKYGAHYQLLPEYAQLFDESTGPGNEGVWIINFTRGTYGQGSLWHTEFAPLELYYAQGIGLTYGGGWSNGLPTDRFYNSYDQENDKRFKHTYWNSTAEIPGEYDAIVPKDANGNPQHITFYRPHIKKFREKTPNDNSQGTGLDHSIIRYADVLLMYAEVLNELGSSKCYDYINQVRERAGLEPLKAMSKDEFREHLKLERAWELCFEGDRKFDLLRWGVYCTRTPEWNPQVKGNIQEGKHEFWPIPKSQRDINTNLTQNPGW is encoded by the coding sequence ATGAAAAAGATAATTAAATATATTCTCCCGGCCTGCGCATTGATACTTACTTCATGTGACAGCTTTTTAGAAGAGGAGCCACGTTCTTTCCTCTCACCGGATAATTTTTATCAGACAGCTGACGATCTTAATGCCGGTCTAAGTGCTGTATACCGTGCACCTCAGGATCGTTATTCCAGAAACTGGGCTGGACCTTGTTGGTTCGAGTGGGGGACAGATATTGAAGAAATAACAGAGAAATCAACTTGGGCTCATCATAATGAAATAGCTCGACTCCCGTCAACATTCAATGCTTCTTCGAGTATTCCAGATGATTTTTGGCAATCTATTTATAATCATATAAAAGATGACAATAATTTGTTAAAAGCAATTCCGAATGTTTCTATTAGCGAAGAAGAACAAAAATTCATAGAAGGGCAGGCGCGTGCTTTAAGAGCTTTCCTTTACTTTGATGCGGTAAGAGTTTTTAATGGAGTGCCTTTACTTTTAGAGTCCAGTACGGATATCAATTATTTGAAAACTGTATCTCGTGCTACTCCGGAAGAGGTATATGATGCTATTATTAAAGATCTCGAGTATGCAATGGAGGTTCTTCCTGTAAAATGGGAGAATGCATCGGATGGGGGACGTATAACGAGCGGTAGTGCAGCTGCTATGCTGGCTAAAGTCTACCTGACAATGGCTGGTTACCCGTTGAAGCAAACAGATAAATTAGAGAAAGCAAAAGCTATCTTGCAGGATTTCGTCGATAATAAGAAGTATGGGGCCCATTATCAGTTACTGCCCGAATACGCCCAGCTGTTTGATGAATCCACAGGACCCGGTAATGAAGGCGTTTGGATTATCAATTTTACCAGAGGTACTTATGGACAAGGTAGTCTATGGCATACAGAGTTTGCCCCATTGGAGTTATATTATGCTCAGGGAATAGGACTGACTTATGGTGGTGGATGGAGCAACGGTTTACCTACCGATCGTTTCTACAATAGTTATGATCAGGAAAATGATAAACGTTTCAAACATACCTATTGGAATTCCACAGCGGAGATTCCCGGAGAATATGATGCAATCGTTCCGAAAGATGCGAATGGAAATCCGCAGCATATCACGTTCTATCGTCCTCATATTAAGAAGTTCAGAGAAAAGACTCCGAATGATAACTCTCAGGGAACAGGATTGGATCATTCTATTATTCGTTATGCCGATGTCTTATTGATGTATGCCGAGGTATTAAATGAACTGGGTAGCTCAAAGTGTTACGATTATATTAACCAGGTTCGCGAAAGAGCCGGTTTGGAACCATTAAAGGCGATGAGTAAAGATGAGTTCAGAGAACATCTGAAGTTGGAGAGGGCTTGGGAACTTTGTTTTGAAGGCGATCGTAAATTCGATCTGCTTCGTTGGGGAGTTTATTGTACCCGTACGCCGGAATGGAATCCGCAGGTAAAAGGGAATATCCAGGAAGGAAAGCATGAGTTCTGGCCTATCCCTAAATCACAACGCGACATTAATACAAATCTGACACAGAACCCCGGTTGGTAA
- a CDS encoding alpha-galactosidase: MKCMKKLFIVLFVFAAGIIRAQTESITVGGDGKSWTLETNSSIYRIGSSEQGTVGMYYFGNKSQDPAKLRYPLGEEVTVRGGYSTTTPMLEIVFKDRVRDVELTYVGSEIQTLDGYKTLVIHQKDKYYPLTVTEYIRVLPEYDLLEKWMEIKNTGKKDAIEIENAQSGTFFLPKNAYELTHLSGIWGYEYQPNVTKLTQGLKTFQVKDFRSFGSSFFAVRPEGEQMETCGEVWFGSLQYSGNWRMDLEKFPRGEVQVTGGINFWDQSLMLKPGKSFTTPKMIIGYTRRGMEGVSQNLASYTREKVLYPSHRSKVRPVLYNSWYATTFDVNEEHQLALAKIAKELGVEVFVIDDGWFKGRINDKGGLGDWTVDKNKFPNGLQPMIDKINAMGLDFGIWIEPEMVNPNSDLYRAHPDWVFHYPNRTRHEGRNQLMLNLAREDVYEYLYGSFSKLLRENNIKFIKWDMNKSLTDPGFPSAPTDEQRAVRIKYVENLYRLFEALRTEFPDVWFENCASGGGRVDLGMMARTDFSWASDNTDPVERTFIQYAFLNAFPANSMISWITHEDWHGQNHPLEFKFDVSMCGVLGVGYDITKWTDKEKSVAREKIARYKEIRQTVHNGDLYRLVSPYENNRSVLQFVNKPKSEAIVFVYNLAEYPDNAIPETKRPKQVKLRGLLPDASYKVEGVEGTYKGAELMEIGVVFPVHGAFKSGIFKIVKQ, from the coding sequence ATGAAGTGTATGAAAAAGTTGTTTATTGTACTATTTGTTTTTGCCGCAGGTATTATCCGGGCGCAAACAGAATCGATCACGGTAGGTGGTGACGGGAAATCCTGGACCCTGGAAACCAATTCATCCATCTATCGGATAGGCTCTTCGGAGCAGGGGACGGTAGGTATGTACTATTTTGGTAATAAGAGTCAGGATCCGGCTAAACTTCGTTATCCGCTGGGGGAAGAAGTGACGGTAAGGGGAGGATACTCAACCACCACTCCGATGTTGGAGATTGTTTTTAAAGATCGGGTGAGGGATGTCGAACTTACTTACGTCGGTTCGGAAATACAAACACTGGATGGATATAAAACACTGGTTATCCACCAGAAGGATAAATATTATCCGTTGACTGTTACTGAATATATCCGCGTTTTACCGGAATATGACCTGTTGGAAAAGTGGATGGAAATAAAGAATACCGGCAAGAAGGACGCGATCGAAATAGAGAACGCCCAGTCAGGCACCTTCTTTCTTCCGAAGAATGCTTATGAATTGACGCATCTGTCAGGTATATGGGGCTATGAGTATCAGCCGAATGTGACGAAGCTGACACAGGGTTTGAAAACTTTCCAGGTGAAAGACTTCCGTTCTTTCGGATCTTCTTTCTTTGCGGTTCGTCCTGAAGGGGAACAGATGGAAACCTGCGGGGAAGTATGGTTCGGTAGCCTTCAGTACAGCGGTAACTGGCGTATGGATCTCGAAAAATTCCCGCGTGGGGAAGTTCAGGTAACAGGAGGTATCAACTTCTGGGATCAGTCGCTGATGCTTAAACCGGGAAAGAGCTTTACGACTCCTAAAATGATAATCGGTTACACCCGTCGTGGAATGGAAGGTGTGTCACAGAATCTGGCATCCTATACGCGTGAAAAGGTACTTTATCCGTCCCATCGCTCGAAAGTACGTCCGGTACTGTATAACAGTTGGTATGCTACCACGTTCGACGTGAATGAAGAACATCAGCTGGCTCTGGCAAAGATCGCTAAGGAGTTGGGTGTTGAGGTTTTTGTAATCGATGACGGATGGTTTAAAGGCCGTATCAACGACAAAGGAGGCCTGGGCGACTGGACAGTCGATAAGAATAAGTTTCCTAACGGTTTGCAACCTATGATCGATAAGATCAATGCTATGGGGCTGGATTTCGGTATCTGGATAGAGCCCGAAATGGTCAATCCGAATAGCGACCTGTACCGTGCCCACCCGGACTGGGTATTCCATTATCCTAACCGAACACGGCATGAAGGACGCAATCAGTTGATGTTGAACCTGGCACGTGAAGATGTTTATGAGTATCTGTACGGCAGCTTCTCCAAACTGCTTCGCGAGAATAATATTAAGTTTATCAAATGGGATATGAACAAATCCCTGACCGATCCCGGTTTCCCTTCTGCTCCGACTGACGAACAACGGGCTGTACGTATTAAATATGTGGAGAACCTGTACCGTTTATTCGAAGCGTTGCGTACGGAATTCCCAGATGTATGGTTCGAGAATTGTGCCAGTGGAGGCGGCAGGGTCGATCTGGGTATGATGGCACGTACCGATTTCTCCTGGGCTAGCGATAATACCGATCCGGTGGAAAGGACGTTTATACAATATGCTTTCCTGAATGCTTTCCCGGCCAATTCGATGATCAGCTGGATAACGCATGAAGACTGGCATGGACAAAATCATCCGTTGGAGTTTAAGTTCGATGTATCGATGTGCGGTGTGTTGGGTGTCGGTTATGATATAACGAAATGGACAGATAAGGAAAAGTCGGTAGCCCGCGAGAAGATCGCCCGTTATAAGGAAATCCGGCAGACTGTTCATAATGGCGATCTTTACCGTTTGGTTTCACCTTACGAAAATAACCGGAGCGTACTCCAGTTCGTAAATAAACCGAAGTCGGAAGCTATCGTTTTTGTTTATAACCTGGCAGAATATCCTGATAACGCCATACCGGAGACGAAACGTCCCAAACAGGTGAAGTTGCGCGGTCTTTTACCGGACGCTTCCTACAAAGTGGAAGGAGTAGAAGGAACTTATAAAGGCGCTGAACTGATGGAGATAGGTGTTGTTTTCCCTGTTCATGGTGCTTTCAAGAGCGGTATATTTAAGATTGTAAAACAATAA